A region from the Triticum aestivum cultivar Chinese Spring chromosome 3D, IWGSC CS RefSeq v2.1, whole genome shotgun sequence genome encodes:
- the LOC123075592 gene encoding uncharacterized protein: MAAPVPPPAKKRKKEGPARLEEPPLLPDAGWPALPPDLVRRVADCLLATNDLDCYMDYRAVCSGWRAATDDPRTRSAASDPRFRLRRWIVLDDIFHSQGEAMLLLNADTGRFLRKKLPPLSDHSIVATTRSGYFVLAKKSPPHAARVLNPLTGVVIRFVAPVAPDVGSADVVFIGSSWVKLTLFCDASRKVYWAGHNSIRFFVHEPKQETYRFLRKTTLGGVSADDTKDPMKSTASLYSFLVAVDIMFFPVGLARHMFVTNVEGSIYVFKNEIGKLVALDSINNYAIFIGHQRSLAIDADKFPGIEANCVYYTDILGSSAHICKCNIKDRKVERISEAAEFVKRGKQFVLVADRPSTIIHLLSSYTINIPESQLALQQIQ; encoded by the coding sequence ATGGCCGCCCCTGTTCCCCCGCctgcgaagaagaggaagaaggagggcccggctcgtctggaagaaccgccGCTCCTTCCGGACGCAGGCTGGCCCGCCCTCCCGCCCGACCTCGTCCGCCGCGTCGCCGACTGCCTCCTGGCCACCAACGACCTCGACTGCTACATGGACTACCGCGCCGTCTGCTCCGGCTGGCGCGCCGCTACCGATGACCCCAGGACCAGGAGCGCCGCCTCAGATCCCCGCTTCCGCCTGCGCCGCTGGATCGTCCTCGACGACATCTTCCACAGCCAAGGAGAAGCGATGCTCCTGCTAAATGCCGACACCGGCCGCTTCCTCCGCAAGAAGCTCCCGCCGCTCAGCGATCACTCCATCGTCGCCACCACTCGCAGCGGCTACTTCGTCCTGGCCAAGAAAAGCCCTCCTCACGCGGCCCGCGTCCTCAACCCTCTCACGGGCGTCGTCATCCGTTTCGTAGCGCCCGTGGCCCCCGACGTGGGATCCGCTGATGTCGTCTTCATTGGCAGCTCTTGGGTCAAGCTCACCTTGTTCTGCGACGCATCTCGCAAGGTTTACTGGGCTGGCCACAACAGTATTAGGTTCTTCGTCCATGAGCCGAAACAAGAAACTTACCGTTTCTTGCGGAAGACGACCTTAGGTGGTGTCTCCGCAGATGATACAAAAGACCCCATGAAGTCCACTGCTAGTTTATACAGTTTCTTGGTGGCAGTCGACATCATGTTTTTTCCAGTGGGTTTGGCTAGACATATGTTCGTCACTAATGTAGAGGGATCAATCTATGTTTTCAAAAACGAGATAGGTAAGCTTGTGGCTTTGGACAGCATCAACAACTATGCCATCTTCATTGGTCACCAGAGGTCCCTGGCCATTGATGCCGACAAGTTCCCAGGCATCGAGGCAAACTGTGTCTACTATACCGACATTCTGGGTTCATCGGCTCATATCTGCAAGTGCAACATCAAGGACAGAAAAGTAGAGAGGATCTCTGAAGCTGCAGAGTTCGTGAAGCGGGGCAAACAGTTTGTCCTCGTCGCTGACCGTCCTTCGACGATCATCCACCTTCTCTCCAGCTACACCATCAACATCCCGGAGTCTCAACTGGCCTTGCAACAGATTCAGTAA
- the LOC123075593 gene encoding protein LIFEGUARD 2 translates to MKGGDIEAGGDVEAGTAAPYPGTTESPELRWALIRKIYVVLCLQLLLTAVVAVVVVKVRAIPHFFVYSYAGLGLYISILIFPFIVMFPLHFYRQKHPVNLLLLGVFTVAISFSVGLTCAFTSGKVILEAGILTIVVVLSLTAYTFWAARRGKDFSFLGPFLFASLMILLVFGFIQIFFPLGKLSHMIYGALAALIFSGYIVYDTGSIIMRYKYDEYVWAAVTLYLDIINLFLGLLTLFRACDN, encoded by the exons ATGAAGGGCGGCGACATCGAGGCGGGCGGCGACGTCGAGGCGGGCACCGCGGCGCCGTACCCCGGGACGACGGAGAGCCCCGAGCTGCGCTGGGCGCTCATCCGGAAGATCTACGTCGTCCTCTGCCTGCAGCTTCTCCTCACCGCCGTCGTCGCGGTCGTCGTCGTCAAGGTCCGCGCCATCCCGCACTTCTTCGTCTACTCCTACGCCGGCCTCGGGCTCTACATCTCCATTCTCATCTTCCCCTTCATCG TGATGTTCCCGTTGCACTTCTACCGCCAGAAGCACCCAGTCAACCTGCTGCTGCTTGGCGTCTTCACAGTGGCCATCAGCTTCTCTGTCGGCTTGACATGTGCCTTCACTAGCG GCAAGGTCATTTTGGAGGCTGGGATTCTTACAATCGTGGTTGTCTTGAGCCTCACTGCTTACACCTTCTGGGCTGCAAGGAGGGGCAAGGACTTTAGCTTCCTTGGTCCTTTCCTATTTGCTTCTCTGATGATTTTGCTCGTCTTTGGGTTCATTCAG ATCTTCTTCCCGCTGGGCAAGCTCTCTCACATGATCTATGGCGCGCTGGCGGCACTCATCTTCAGTGGCTACATTGTCTATGACACGGGCAGCATCATCATGCGTTACAAGTATGACGAGTATGTCTGGGCTGCCGTCACGCTCTACCTTGACATCATCAATCTGTTCCTGGGCCTGCTGACTCTGTTTAGGGCGTGTGACAACTAG